The Gossypium hirsutum isolate 1008001.06 chromosome D03, Gossypium_hirsutum_v2.1, whole genome shotgun sequence genomic interval GTCTTAGGTAAACCAACATCGAGATCAGCAAAGTTATAAAGCTGAGAAGCACGCATCTGCTCCTCCTGTGGCGCAGGGGGGAGCGCCCCACGAAGCGGTGCTTGTCCGGCGCCAAACTCAGGAGGTGCAAAAGTAGTGTAACTAATCCGATGTGCATAGGACAAAATATCTGACAAATTTAAACGAGATACAACTGTAGTGGTACAAGAATCACCATCAGCAGCAGCAGCATCCTTCACACCATTATCCTCCAATTTCAACCTCTTCGGCTTCCGATAACTGGAATAATCATCAACTAGAACATCGAGAACCTGCTCCGCCTCCTTAAGTTTATTAGCAAAAGCAAGGACTGCACCATCTTTAAACCTAATTTCCCTGGCAATCTTCTGCTTAGCATCTTGAAGGTCCAGGATTTCTTGGAGCTGGCCTACTGCTTCGAAGAGCTGGGTTTGGAGGGAAGCAAACAACGAGATGACTTCTTTAGTGGAAGTAGGGGTAGATTCAAGAGGAGGAGGAGGCATTGATTGCATCTGTGAAGAAAGGAAagaaggctgagacacacgaaaAGCCGAAACCCAAATGGCTCGATTCGGGGAAACTTCAAAGAGCTTAGAAGCTAAGGACGCCATTTGGAGGAGCAGGGATTGAGCTCGAGGGCTGAGATCACCAACAAAAGTGTTGTGATGACCTGAATGCCAAAGTAGAAATAGCATAAGTTGTTGATGAAATACATAGATATAATACAACTGGGTAGAACCCATGGGTGCACATCTACGAACCTGATGTATCCTCCCTCTGGCTGCTAGCATATGCCCAATTAACTTTAATAGGTTGCCCAAATCTGCAAAGAATGCCATATGTTAAAAGTATAGGACAAGGGAAAAGGCAAATATAAGTCCATTCTACTAAGAGTTCATATTATTACTTACAGCTGCCTTCCATTAAGAGTGACAATAGCAAGGGCAGCTGATCTGCGATCAAAGTAGTCCACAAAACCATAGGTTGCCTGCGTTAAAAGCAAATAACAATAAGCCCATTCTATTAGCAATGATACAAGCAAGAACCAAGAACCCCCCAAAAATGCAAATAACAAGTTGATGAAACCCTGAATATCAAATTAAAACTGGGAAAACAACGCATCAAAAAGATGACCTTATCTTTCTTAACAAGTTTGCATCCTTCAATAGGACCAGTACTCAAGAAAACTTCTTGCAGAAAGGGTTCCGTGACCTGAGGGTGAATATTTGCTACGTATCTGCAAATTTAAGATTaagtaaatgataaaaaattaaccaTGAAACAGGACATAAACAGAAAAATTAAGACTAAGATTTTTTACTACATATACATGCAAAAGCTTCACCAAAAGATACAATATGAATTAATGGCAAAAGGtgataattttcttttaaagaatGAACTAAGCAAAACTCACACACTACGGCAAGTAGATGCATCAAAGCCAGGAGGAAGATTTCCACTCGAGATAGGCTCTATCtgcatattttaaattaaaaaaattaaaggtaaaAACAGGACAGTTTTTCAAACCAATTTAGGCTTTTAGTatcaagaaaattttctattttgctCGTATAATTTCCACAGAAATCAGAAAATCATCTGAGGAAAAAAAGCTCCAAAGATTTCACTAATTAATACTAGCAAGCAAACAAATTGGAAGACGGAATATATGAATTTAACAACCCCAAGTGGAATGAGAAAGGAATGAAATTCAATAACAGAAACTGAAAACCTCAATTGAAGGAGAAACACAGAGAAGTAAAAGAACCTGAGGACTACCCATGAGACTGGGATTTGGGTACACCTGTTGCATCAGAGCATGTTGCTGCTTTAGCCTTTGCTGTTGCATCTTCTTTCAGTTTAATTAATAATGTGAAGATACTGCCAAAAGCTCTAGGGTTAGGATTGCtggagaaattgaaaaagaagatgaCGATGAggagaaaaaaggaaaataaacaaaattaaacgccaaaaaaaaagagagaaaaaatttGCAAAAGTAAAAGGAAACCAATGAATCCCTCGAAAGGGATCACTAAAATattatgagttgaaacttgaAAGGTAAAGATAAAAGAAGACTGAGCAAAGACACGAAGTTCTCTTGATTTTATAGTACCTTTTTTAATTGGGTTTAGCCCGACCCGACCCGCATTAAAATTTAGCTTTAGTTGCTTACTAAATTACATTAGTTGATAGTTGGAAATGGATGGTAACAAGCAATaattgaaaaaagaagaaaaaagaaacaccttgaaaataaagaggaaagaaagaaacaaaagatgtAAGAGATGGTGGGTCATAATTGAAGGTACTAAAAAGGAAAAGGAACCAGCAATCTCAAATTTTTTCCACATAAAGAAACAAAATCAAACATTTATAATCTTAAATGCCCAAATTTAAAGtgcaaaaaaagaattaaaactttAAGTTGCCCCAAATgtaataaaagataataaaaaaacaattatcaGTTCTTATTTCAGAATACAACTTATCATGTGCTTATTATGCTTTCTCCTATAGCTCGACTATCTTCCTTCGACATTGCATCCTTCGGGTTCTTTTTAATGCTAACAATCAATCTAGCTGACATGGTTTGGTTTAAGGGTAAATAATTTGAGTCTTGAGAACTAGGATCAATCCCATTCTGACCCTTAACAAttacccatttttctaaaaacttAAATCACGTGTAAATTAGTATGAATCTCCAACACCCTACAtcaatggaaaaaaaaagttcaTAGCTTTCTAATCCATGGATTACTCCTATTCTAGGGCTAAATAGTTAACTCGAGTAAAGTTGAAGAACCTTTAAATAACTGGGAATTCAAGCTCTTGAGACACTTCAACACtgaattcaaaacttaaaatcCATGTATCTCTCATTCAAAGAATAGACCAAAGAAAAAATCTTTAACAATGAATCCAATATaagattaaacattaaaaaaaacaaaacgatGCATTAAGTGATTGAAGAACGAAAAGAACTCACCGATTAATCTATAAATTAAAGAAGCAAAAACCCAAAAAGGAAATTTGATTTACTGACAGCTTCGAGGACAGGTAGGATTGAATATAGAAGAGATTGGAAAAAACATAGTTTCTCTTGAATTGCAGGGACTAGGTTTCTATTGTATTGTCTCATTAACCGTGTTCGAGCGGTTTTTTCCGGGTTATGGGCcttttttagtttttctattaaaGGGTGATCTGCAAAAATAGAGTGCCTAACAGCCTATGGAACGATGATGGTGGTGACCGGAG includes:
- the LOC107949715 gene encoding mediator of RNA polymerase II transcription subunit 4; protein product: MQQQRLKQQHALMQQVYPNPSLMGSPQIEPISSGNLPPGFDASTCRSVYVANIHPQVTEPFLQEVFLSTGPIEGCKLVKKDKATYGFVDYFDRRSAALAIVTLNGRQLFGQPIKVNWAYASSQREDTSGHHNTFVGDLSPRAQSLLLQMASLASKLFEVSPNRAIWVSAFRVSQPSFLSSQMQSMPPPPLESTPTSTKEVISLFASLQTQLFEAVGQLQEILDLQDAKQKIAREIRFKDGAVLAFANKLKEAEQVLDVLVDDYSSYRKPKRLKLEDNGVKDAAAADGDSCTTTVVSRLNLSDILSYAHRISYTTFAPPEFGAGQAPLRGALPPAPQEEQMRASQLYNFADLDVGLPKTAETKEKTVEAIIEPPPAQPADTNPLAKLAALQGLLPPNFTVPAGWKPNMPVELPANLPVPPPGWKPGDPVPLPPLDSLSIPRMEGPNMRPVPPPGLHKQPEPIQVRHVELDILDPDDDSSDYSSDDGSSDDED